Below is a window of Gemmatimonadaceae bacterium DNA.
TCTGGCGTGCGCGATGCAATTCGCGACGATGGTTTTGAGCGGCCCGACGAGATTGCGCGACAGCGCATCGCACATCTGAATCGGCGGACTCAAGTCCGCGGCCCGGTGCGCGAGCACCTTAGCCAGGTTCTCTCCGGCGTGGCTACGGCCGGTGAAGAACAGCGCGACGCTCTTCCCCTCGCGCGTCGATACGATGCCCGAGGTAAATACTCCGGTGCGTTCCGAGCGTTCCGCCTCGCCGGGCTCGGCAAACGCCTCGCTCGCGGCGCCTTCTTTCAGGTGAGCGAGGATGGTCATCGTCGTGTCGTCGTTGTAGACCACCTCGCCTTGCGCCGCCTGGCGGATCAGCTCCTTGAACGCCGGCTTGACCCGCGCGGCGGTCTTCGCGGCGATCTCCCATTGAGTAGATGCCGGCAGCGGGATGCCGAGGCTTTCCTGCCGCCCCGCCAGCCGGTAGAACGGCACCCCGCTGCCATACTTCAAGAGCGCGATCATGCTCGCGCAACCGGAGTCGTACTTCTCCGTCCCGACGCCCTCGGGCGCCGGCGCCGTGAACACCTCCAGACAGAGATTGCAGCGCAGCTTGGCGAGCTCGTAGACGGTCGCGGCCAAGGGCGCCTGGCCCTGGACCCGCACTAGCACGCCCGGCTTGGCGGCAGCGTAGAGCTTTCCCCGGCGGCATTCCGGGCACAACGCGCCAGACTCGAACGAAGGATGCTCGACCGGGATCCGGGTTGCCCCCGCGTAGGCTAAAGCGCTGTTGCGGCCGTGTCCCGGGTGCGGCGGCGCGGCGTCCGCTGCGGGCGACGGCGGGACATCGGGTTGCACCGCCGCGACCACTGCCTTCAGCACCTCCAGCGTCTTCTCCGTGCTGGCGCCGAACAGGATCTGGCGCAGGCGATGGATCGTCGTCGTCTTGTTCTCGACCAACTGCAGGAGATACACCAGGGTATCGAAGACCGCCTTGAGCCGCCTGTATTCCGCGTCCGAGAGCGCGCCTCGCGCGTGCTCGAGAATCGCCTCGAGTTCCTGCCGGTCCACGGGCTCGATCGCCGGCTTCATTGAATCTCCGAGAGCCGCTGGCGAAAGTCCTTGCTGAGCGGATAGCCCAGCACGTCCTTGACCGAGCGGTTGGGTGTCCAGGTCGGCGCGTCCTTGCCGCGCCCGGTGGTCCGCCCCAAGCGGATCCAGTTGGCGGCGAGATAGCAGGCGCCGCGGAAACGCTCGGGATCGACGAAGGTTTCGAGAAAGACAATCGGGTGGCCGTAGAGACGCTGCCAGTCGTCCGATAGCCCGCGCGCGATGCGGCCGAGGAGGTGCGAGGCCAGATGCGGCACCTTGACCCACGGGACAATGAGAAAGCGCGGGTTGTAGGCGATGAAGCGGATGTTCTTGCGCCGCGCCGCGACCGACCAGCCGATGAAGCGGTCGCGGCACCCCAGGTGGCGCGGCGCCGAGGACCACGCGAGACAGGCGATCGGCCGGCCCTGCGCCACGACCAGGTACTTGAGCTGCTCACCGACCGGCTGCGTGTAGCCGAGGTAGTGGTGCTGCGCGATCAGGCTGTTGAACAGCGCTTCGTCCGCGGTGCGCCGCACCTGACTCACCGCGAGCGGCCGGAGTTCGGCGAGGTTAGCCTGGAGCGGCCGCGTATCGACGCTAACCACTGCCGGTGGGCGGCGTTCGGCGAGCGGATTGGGCGGGCAATAGCGCACCGACGGCAGTTCGATCAAGCCGTCGCGATGCAGCTTCAACATCAGCCCGCGGCACACCATGTCGCGCGGCGCGCCGTTGGTTTGCACCCAGTTCCACGCTGCGCACAGCTTCTTCGACAGCTCGCGCCGGCTCGCCCGCGGATTGCCCGCGATGAGTGCGCGGATGAAGGTTAGGTCGCGGTCGGTGATGACCCGGCGCCGGTAGTTGAGCTGCGTTTCCATGGCCGGCAGCGTAGCAGCGCCGGCGGTGGAACGCAAGAGCCACGCAACGATGGTGTTCTTGGTCTTTACTGCGCCATGCTGAGCCGACGCCACGCCGGCGCCGCTTTGACTTGCGCCGGGTCGCCGCCCATCAGGAGCACCTGCAGCTCATGCGCCGCCAGCGCTCGCGTCTGTTCCGCGGCGCGCGTCGGCCAGTAGCGGAAGCGTCCGCTGGAGAGGCGTTTCTGACACATCCAGAACCCTTGGCCGTCATACGTGAGCGCTTTGATCGCGGTGCGGCGGCGGTTGACGAAGACAAACAGCCAACCGGAGAACGGATCGGCCTGGAGCTCCTGCTTGCAGAGTCTCGCCAAGCCGTCGATGCCACGGCGGAAATCGACCGGCTCGACCGCCATCAGAATACGCGTCTGCGGCGTCACCGGGATCATGCGGCGCCGCCTAAGACCACCCGGCACAGATCGATGAGGAGCGCCGCGCTCGCCGTCGCCGGCAGCTCGATCTTCATCCTTCCGCCGCGTGGCCCCTCCAACTCGATCCGGCATTCCGATACGCCCGCCGGCTGCGGCGCCAAAAGCTCCACGAACGCCGGCGACTCCGGCGCCTTCTCAGAGCGCGTCGTCGATTGCGCGAGCCGCTTGCGTTTGTTGTACTCGAGGCCCAGCGCGCGCGCCGTCCGATGCACGCCATGCTGCCTTGTCAGCTGCACGGCAACAGCCCACAGGCTATCCGGTATCGGCGCTCCCGCCGCGCGGGTCTCGCGCCAACGCGCAAAGCGCCTCCGCGCCTGCGCCATTCCCGCGGAAGATGCGGCCGTCGTTCTTGTAACGGGAGATGCTGTCGTCGTTCTCGCAGTCATCTGTCTGTCCTCCGTGCCTTCGCCGGCAACAGACGGACAGTACCAACTGCGAGCAGGTCAAGTCATGCAGGCTTGCCGGAAGGACACGGCCTGGTGAGTATCCGAGCACTGTGGATGAAGGCGCACGGATACGCCTAACGATTCACTTGTGCTCCGCTCTTCTGAACCGCCCGGTGCGGACCCGCATGCCGGGTGGTAATGGAATGGACGCCCCCCTTCCTCACGCGGCATCGAGGTGCCAAAGTGGAGATGCGAATCAACCACTGACTGAAAGGAGCGTCCAACATGAAGATTACGACAGTAGGCATCGATTTGGCAAAGAACGTCATTCAAGTACACGGCGTGGATGAACGAGGCAAGCCAGTGTTGAAGAAGCAGCTCAAGCGCGACCAAGTAGGATCGTTCTTCGCCAAGCTGGAGCCGTGCCTGATCGGCATGGAAGCGTGCGGCAGTGCCCACCACTGGGCAAGGAAGCTGCAGGGGGTTGGGCACACGGTGAAACTAATGGCGCCGCAGTTCGTCAAGCCGTACGTGAAGACGAACAAGAACGACGTGGCGGATGCGGAAGCGATCTGCGAG
It encodes the following:
- a CDS encoding transposase → MKPAIEPVDRQELEAILEHARGALSDAEYRRLKAVFDTLVYLLQLVENKTTTIHRLRQILFGASTEKTLEVLKAVVAAVQPDVPPSPAADAAPPHPGHGRNSALAYAGATRIPVEHPSFESGALCPECRRGKLYAAAKPGVLVRVQGQAPLAATVYELAKLRCNLCLEVFTAPAPEGVGTEKYDSGCASMIALLKYGSGVPFYRLAGRQESLGIPLPASTQWEIAAKTAARVKPAFKELIRQAAQGEVVYNDDTTMTILAHLKEGAASEAFAEPGEAERSERTGVFTSGIVSTREGKSVALFFTGRSHAGENLAKVLAHRAADLSPPIQMCDALSRNLVGPLKTIVANCIAHARRKYVEVAPHFPEECRFVLETLAEVYRNDARCREDRSSPEERLRFHQIHSEPLMKALQDWLTEQFTLHLVEPNSGLGQAITYMKKHWPELTLFLRNAGAPLDNNIC
- a CDS encoding transposase produces the protein MKITTVGIDLAKNVIQVHGVDERGKPVLKKQLKRDQVGSFFAKLEPCLIGMEACGSAHHWARKLQGVGHTVKLMAPQFVKPYVKTNKNDVADAEAICE
- a CDS encoding DUF4338 domain-containing protein encodes the protein MASAQHGAVKTKNTIVAWLLRSTAGAATLPAMETQLNYRRRVITDRDLTFIRALIAGNPRASRRELSKKLCAAWNWVQTNGAPRDMVCRGLMLKLHRDGLIELPSVRYCPPNPLAERRPPAVVSVDTRPLQANLAELRPLAVSQVRRTADEALFNSLIAQHHYLGYTQPVGEQLKYLVVAQGRPIACLAWSSAPRHLGCRDRFIGWSVAARRKNIRFIAYNPRFLIVPWVKVPHLASHLLGRIARGLSDDWQRLYGHPIVFLETFVDPERFRGACYLAANWIRLGRTTGRGKDAPTWTPNRSVKDVLGYPLSKDFRQRLSEIQ
- the tnpB gene encoding IS66 family insertion sequence element accessory protein TnpB (TnpB, as the term is used for proteins encoded by IS66 family insertion elements, is considered an accessory protein, since TnpC, encoded by a neighboring gene, is a DDE family transposase.); translated protein: MIPVTPQTRILMAVEPVDFRRGIDGLARLCKQELQADPFSGWLFVFVNRRRTAIKALTYDGQGFWMCQKRLSSGRFRYWPTRAAEQTRALAAHELQVLLMGGDPAQVKAAPAWRRLSMAQ